GTTGGAAACGTAATGCATCAGCTTGAAGGTCAGGTTGCCGGTTTGGCAATTGACGTTCAGGATTCTGACAATACGTTTGTTTATGGAAATTTATTTGGATCTAATCAGGGAGCAGGAAGTTACAACTTCAGGATCAGAGGGCAGTCTACTTATAATGCCAACGATATGCCGTTGGTTATATTAGATGGTACTCCTACAGAACTGGATATCAGAACTATTAATCCAAAAGATATCGAAAAAATAACGTTTCTTAAAGATGCTGCGGCGGCTTCTATTTACGGAGCAAGATCAGCAAACGGCGTTATGGTAATCGAAACCAAAAAAGGTAAAAAGGGGAAAACAAGATTTAATGCTTCTCAAACTTTTTCTATTGCTAATAAAAGATCTTTATCAAGCCTGCCTTTAATGAATTCTTCTCAGGTCTTAAACTTAGAACAGGAATTAGTAGACAAAGGTCTTATTTCAGATCCGGCAGCAGCATCAGGTTTATTTAGTTCAAGCCCAATTAGTCAGGGAGTTGAATATATGTTTCAGGAAAGAAGAGGAACAATTACAACAGCACAGAAAAATGCACAGCTGGATATTTTACGAGGAAGAAATAATTACGACCAGATTACAAAATATTTAATGCGTCCTTCTGAGTCAAATACTTTTGACTTTTCTTTCAGCGGAGGAGAAAATGATTACAGCTATTTTACATCGGCTTCTTTTTCTAACGAAAAAACACAAGCCGTTGGCACAGGTGGTAAACGTATGACTTTTACAGTAAATCAGGATTTTAAATTATTAAACTACTTAAAAGTAAGTACGAGTTTAAAAGGATCTATTTTCCGTTTTGAGCAAAATGGTTTAGGACTGACTCCTCTTAATGCTTCTCTAACAACCTATCTGCCATACGATCAGATTGTAGATGCTAATGGAAACTCAGTATCCTACCAAAGACGTTTTTACAGTGCGGATACAGACAGGCTTCAAAGTCAGGGATATTTACCATGGACCTATAACTACATGGATGAATTAAATAATCAGGATAAAGCTTTAAAAGAACAAAATTATTCTGCTAATATTTCGGTTACAGCACCTTTATTAAAAGGATTAGATGCTGTAGGAACGTATTATATCGAAACTTCTACTATGAATAACAGATATTATCACAATCCTAATACCTATTTTGCCAGAGATATAATGAACCAGTACACATCTATTAATCCGTCTACAAACGAGCTGGTTCATGGAGTGCCGCTGGGCGGAATTCTGCAGAGTTCATCATTCGGCAAAGATAGTTATACTGCCAGAGGACAATTGGTTTACAATACAACACTGGCAGATAAACACGCCATTGATGTATTGGGAGGTATCGAATTTAGAGAAACTAAAGATGCAAATAGAGCAGGAACCTTATACGGTTACAATGAAACAGCGCAGACTTCTATAGATCTGCCTTCGAATATGCCAAATACGGTTTATGGATATGCGCAGGGATTAAGTTATGGTAATACAGATAAATTCCAGACAAGACGATTTTTATCTTACTATGGTAATGCATCGTATACATACGACAGCAAATATACAGTTTCAGGTAGCGCACGTTTAGACGATTATAACAACTTTGGAGTTGATAAAAGTTACAGAAGAACACCATTATGGTCTACAGGTTTAAAATGGAACATTATTAAAGAAGGTTTTATGAGAAATGTAACCTTGTTTGATAACTTAAGTTTCAGAGCCAGTTACGGTTATAACGGAAATATTAGTTTAGAAACATTTCCTTTTACCAATATATCACTTGCAGATGTTGACATGTATTCGCAGCAGCCTTACGCATTTGTTTCTGCAGCGGCAAATCCGGCATTGCGCTGGGAGAAAACCGGAATTATGAACTTTGGTCTTGATTTCAGTTTATTTAACTATCGTTTAAACGGAACTATAGAATATTACAAAAAGAACAGTAAAGATTTAATTCAGGAATTTCCTGTTACACCGTTTTATGGTATTCCAAATAGTATGTTAGTCAGAAATGCATCTACTTTAGAAAGCCACGGAATTGATTTGAGTTTAAGCAGTACAATTCTAAAAACCAAAGATTTTGGTGTTGATTTAAACTTAGTGACTTCTTATAACAAAA
This portion of the Flavobacterium gelatinilyticum genome encodes:
- a CDS encoding SusC/RagA family TonB-linked outer membrane protein; the encoded protein is MKFLTNQKLSHRQNKALKARFKSIKTDNLKKLSLIVFMLFALTTFAQGNKTVTIEGNNLTFQKVFASITKQTGYVFFYNVKILENAKPVNLNIQKKSIQDALNIVFEGQPFSYTIQDKTIVVNTNTPDNKGTGSIQVKGKVLNSQSEPYPGINVWVTGTRIGAVTDFDGSFTLHDVPSNAIIECSGLTVETTRLVLDGRSSVTIIAKEKVSLMNEIVVNNGYQKISKVRSTGSVSTITAKELDKIPVGNVMHQLEGQVAGLAIDVQDSDNTFVYGNLFGSNQGAGSYNFRIRGQSTYNANDMPLVILDGTPTELDIRTINPKDIEKITFLKDAAAASIYGARSANGVMVIETKKGKKGKTRFNASQTFSIANKRSLSSLPLMNSSQVLNLEQELVDKGLISDPAAASGLFSSSPISQGVEYMFQERRGTITTAQKNAQLDILRGRNNYDQITKYLMRPSESNTFDFSFSGGENDYSYFTSASFSNEKTQAVGTGGKRMTFTVNQDFKLLNYLKVSTSLKGSIFRFEQNGLGLTPLNASLTTYLPYDQIVDANGNSVSYQRRFYSADTDRLQSQGYLPWTYNYMDELNNQDKALKEQNYSANISVTAPLLKGLDAVGTYYIETSTMNNRYYHNPNTYFARDIMNQYTSINPSTNELVHGVPLGGILQSSSFGKDSYTARGQLVYNTTLADKHAIDVLGGIEFRETKDANRAGTLYGYNETAQTSIDLPSNMPNTVYGYAQGLSYGNTDKFQTRRFLSYYGNASYTYDSKYTVSGSARLDDYNNFGVDKSYRRTPLWSTGLKWNIIKEGFMRNVTLFDNLSFRASYGYNGNISLETFPFTNISLADVDMYSQQPYAFVSAAANPALRWEKTGIMNFGLDFSLFNYRLNGTIEYYKKNSKDLIQEFPVTPFYGIPNSMLVRNASTLESHGIDLSLSSTILKTKDFGVDLNLVTSYNKNEVTDSRFSNYANILNGSGSTAPIVGYPTNSIFAFRNAGLNAAGSTQVYDRNGNIVQSNTMLTNIEDMKFMGSSTPQYYGSLSANITYKKLSLYLLATYKLDYVLFKPTFDSYVTRYNTFGKYDLNSDIDNRWRNPGDEATTTVPGVRGLSGYSYGRYRFSDNQVIDGDHIRFKEISLKYDLSELFANTFIDGASLTCSARNIGIIWRKNKENIDPDFLPYTGTYMKLPPSAMYSVGFNFNF